Proteins from a single region of Sporichthyaceae bacterium:
- a CDS encoding glycine--tRNA ligase, with protein MQEALLALTEYWTSRGAMIVQPMNTEVGAGTANPATFLRVLGPEPWRVAYVEPSVRPDDARYGENPNRIQCHTQYQVILKPEPGDPQQQYLGSLEALGVDLRAHDVRFVEDNWAQPAIGAWGLGWEVWLDGMEITQFTYFQAVGGQTLDPIPVELTYGMERIMMALQGVGHFKEIAYAPGISYGEAFGQAEYEMSRYYLDDADVATNRSLFESYAFEARRMVEAGLPVPAQIYVLKCSHAFNVMDARGAVSTVDRAAAFNVMRNLAREVAELWIAKRAELGHPLGMPPVSQPPSLAATGDVPTAPAPLVFEIGVEEMPPHECGNTVAAVRSALTTALAGTGLSYGAITVDATPRRVVATVADVAPREEDSRRVVKGPKVAAAYDAEGNLTKAAEGFARGQGVAATALERITLDGVEYVGVSTEVVGRAAIEVFAEILPGIITGLRSEKNMRWNAPGLSFTRPIRWILALLGEAVVPFQVSNLSSGRQTWVHRNAAAPVLDVASAQTFAGVLAGAGIVLDTATRRAGIVAGATELAASVGATVDVEGESDVVDEVTNLVESPNPLLGSFAERYLELPSDILVTVMRKHQRYLPVRSAGGALRNHFVAVANGECDADLVRAGNEAVLRARYEDAAFFWRADLQVTPEVFRGRLDKLVFADKLGSMDDRASRIRAIALGLAAHVELTEAQGATLRRAAELAKFDLATEMVVELSKLAGVMAREYAVRAGETREVAVALHEMEMPRSAGASLPKSTPGAILAVADRLDLLAGLFGTGAEPKGSSDPFALRRAALGVLAILRAHPQLSAITVSTGLAIAAAQQPVEVTAARQADAAAFITGRYEQALLDAGHPHKLVQAVLPLADRPLRADATLESLPGLVSDAAFSSLVEAVLRVCRIVPAGTAGGFDAALFADPAESGLADAVAKARAELGDAASDLTQFAAVGAGLVGPINAFFDAVMVMADDPAVKANRLGLLACVRDLAADVVDWEALG; from the coding sequence ATGCAGGAAGCGCTGCTGGCGCTGACCGAGTACTGGACCTCCCGCGGCGCGATGATCGTGCAGCCGATGAACACCGAGGTCGGGGCCGGTACGGCGAATCCCGCGACGTTCCTGCGGGTGCTCGGCCCGGAGCCGTGGCGGGTCGCCTACGTCGAGCCGTCGGTACGCCCGGACGACGCCCGGTACGGCGAGAACCCGAACCGCATCCAGTGCCACACCCAGTACCAGGTGATCCTCAAGCCGGAGCCGGGCGACCCGCAGCAGCAGTACCTGGGCAGCCTGGAGGCATTGGGCGTCGACCTGCGCGCGCACGACGTGCGATTCGTCGAGGACAACTGGGCGCAGCCGGCGATCGGCGCCTGGGGGCTGGGCTGGGAGGTCTGGCTCGACGGCATGGAGATCACCCAGTTCACGTACTTCCAGGCCGTGGGTGGCCAGACGCTCGACCCGATCCCGGTCGAGCTGACCTACGGCATGGAGCGCATCATGATGGCGCTGCAGGGCGTGGGGCACTTCAAGGAGATCGCCTACGCGCCCGGGATCTCTTACGGCGAGGCGTTCGGGCAGGCCGAGTACGAGATGAGCCGGTACTACCTCGACGACGCCGACGTCGCGACCAACCGGTCCCTGTTCGAGTCCTACGCCTTCGAGGCCCGGCGCATGGTCGAGGCCGGGCTGCCCGTGCCGGCGCAGATCTATGTGCTCAAGTGCTCGCACGCATTCAACGTCATGGACGCCCGCGGTGCGGTCTCGACGGTCGACCGGGCCGCGGCCTTCAACGTCATGCGGAACCTGGCCCGTGAGGTCGCTGAACTGTGGATCGCCAAGCGCGCCGAGCTCGGCCACCCGCTGGGGATGCCGCCGGTGTCGCAGCCGCCGTCGTTGGCAGCGACCGGGGACGTCCCGACCGCGCCCGCGCCGCTGGTGTTCGAGATCGGCGTCGAGGAGATGCCCCCGCACGAGTGCGGCAACACCGTGGCCGCGGTGCGTTCGGCGCTGACCACCGCGCTGGCCGGCACCGGCCTTTCCTACGGGGCGATCACGGTCGACGCGACCCCGCGCCGGGTGGTCGCCACGGTGGCCGACGTCGCGCCGCGCGAGGAGGACTCGCGCCGGGTGGTGAAGGGGCCGAAGGTCGCCGCCGCGTACGACGCCGAGGGGAACCTGACCAAGGCCGCGGAGGGATTCGCCCGCGGGCAGGGCGTCGCGGCCACTGCGTTGGAGCGGATCACCCTGGACGGCGTCGAGTACGTCGGGGTCAGCACCGAGGTGGTCGGCCGGGCGGCGATCGAGGTGTTCGCCGAGATCCTGCCGGGCATCATCACCGGGCTGCGCTCGGAGAAGAACATGCGCTGGAACGCGCCCGGGTTGTCGTTCACCCGGCCGATCCGGTGGATCCTCGCGCTGCTCGGCGAGGCCGTGGTGCCCTTCCAGGTCTCGAACCTGTCCAGCGGTCGCCAGACCTGGGTGCACCGCAACGCCGCGGCGCCGGTCCTCGACGTCGCGTCGGCGCAGACGTTCGCCGGCGTGCTGGCCGGCGCGGGAATCGTGCTGGACACCGCGACCCGCCGGGCGGGAATCGTGGCCGGCGCCACCGAACTAGCTGCCTCGGTCGGCGCGACCGTCGATGTCGAGGGCGAGTCCGACGTGGTCGACGAGGTCACCAACCTGGTCGAGTCGCCGAACCCGCTGCTGGGCTCGTTCGCCGAGCGCTACCTGGAACTGCCGTCGGACATCCTCGTGACGGTGATGCGCAAGCACCAGCGCTACCTCCCGGTGCGGTCCGCCGGCGGCGCGCTGCGCAACCACTTCGTCGCGGTGGCCAACGGGGAGTGCGACGCCGACCTGGTCCGGGCCGGGAACGAGGCGGTCCTGCGCGCCCGCTACGAGGACGCCGCGTTCTTCTGGCGGGCCGACCTGCAGGTGACGCCGGAGGTGTTCCGGGGCCGACTGGACAAGCTGGTCTTCGCCGACAAGCTCGGCTCGATGGACGACCGGGCCTCGCGGATCCGGGCGATCGCGCTCGGCCTGGCCGCGCACGTGGAGCTGACCGAGGCACAGGGCGCGACACTGCGGCGGGCGGCGGAGTTGGCGAAGTTCGACCTGGCCACCGAGATGGTGGTCGAGTTGTCCAAGCTGGCCGGGGTGATGGCCCGCGAGTACGCGGTGCGGGCGGGGGAGACCCGCGAGGTCGCCGTCGCGCTGCACGAGATGGAGATGCCGCGCTCGGCCGGTGCCTCGTTGCCGAAGTCCACGCCCGGCGCGATCCTCGCGGTCGCCGACCGGTTGGACCTGCTGGCCGGGTTGTTCGGCACCGGTGCTGAGCCGAAGGGCTCGTCGGACCCGTTCGCGCTGCGGCGGGCCGCACTCGGGGTTCTCGCGATCCTGCGGGCCCATCCGCAGCTGTCCGCGATCACCGTCTCGACGGGGTTGGCGATCGCCGCGGCGCAGCAGCCGGTGGAGGTCACCGCGGCCCGACAGGCCGACGCGGCCGCGTTCATCACCGGCCGCTACGAGCAGGCGCTGCTCGACGCCGGGCACCCGCACAAGTTGGTGCAGGCCGTGCTGCCGCTGGCCGACCGGCCGCTGCGAGCCGACGCGACCCTGGAATCGCTTCCAGGTTTGGTATCTGACGCAGCGTTCAGTTCGCTCGTCGAAGCGGTGCTGCGGGTCTGCCGCATCGTCCCGGCCGGCACTGCCGGTGGTTTCGACGCCGCGTTGTTCGCCGATCCGGCCGAGAGCGGGCTCGCCGACGCGGTCGCCAAGGCCCGTGCGGAGCTGGGTGACGCAGCGTCAGATCTGACTCAGTTCGCTGCGGTCGGCGCCGGCCTGGTCGGCCCGATCAACGCGTTCTTCGACGCCGTGATGGTCATGGCCGACGACCCCGCGGTCAAGGCCAACCGGCTCGGCCTGCTGGCCTGCGTGCGCGACCTGGCCGCCGACGTCGTCGACTGGGAGGCGCTGGGCTGA
- a CDS encoding pentapeptide repeat-containing protein, translated as MNTDDRSRYPGAVTAQPWPAIRLDDTSDPWAPVRRHCRPVTVAAALLVLVAASVVPAQPAGALPALTTPTMTTQASAGGPVGVHINDQVTLSGGTVAVGGTITVTAYGPDDTGCTTVANTSPPITVTANGTYTSAAFAPTVPGTYYFIASYSGDAVNNGPKAGTCGDANESVVITHPQNGIPGSPFCDGPGTFSSGSGNQGWGNLGHGNQGNCNVGDGNQGDQNDGDGSVVNHPGDD; from the coding sequence ATGAACACGGACGATCGCAGCCGTTACCCCGGTGCGGTCACGGCGCAGCCGTGGCCGGCAATCCGGTTGGACGACACGTCGGATCCCTGGGCCCCGGTCCGCAGGCACTGCCGGCCGGTCACCGTAGCCGCAGCGCTGCTGGTGCTGGTCGCCGCCTCGGTCGTACCCGCCCAACCCGCCGGCGCGCTGCCTGCCCTGACCACGCCGACCATGACCACGCAGGCCTCGGCCGGCGGCCCAGTGGGCGTCCACATCAACGACCAGGTGACGCTTTCCGGCGGCACCGTCGCGGTGGGTGGGACCATCACGGTCACGGCCTACGGCCCGGACGACACGGGTTGCACCACGGTGGCCAACACGTCCCCGCCGATCACGGTGACCGCCAACGGCACCTACACCTCGGCTGCGTTCGCACCGACCGTCCCCGGCACCTACTACTTCATCGCCAGTTACAGCGGCGACGCCGTCAACAACGGCCCGAAGGCCGGCACCTGTGGCGACGCGAACGAGTCGGTGGTCATCACCCACCCGCAGAACGGAATCCCCGGCAGCCCGTTCTGCGACGGCCCGGGCACGTTCAGCTCCGGGAGCGGCAACCAGGGCTGGGGCAACCTGGGCCACGGCAACCAGGGCAACTGCAACGTCGGCGACGGCAACCAGGGCGACCAGAACGACGGCGACGGCAGTGTGGTCAACCACCCCGGCGACGACTGA
- the rpsD gene encoding 30S ribosomal protein S4, translating into MANNSRPKAKKSRALGIPLTPKCVKYFEARPYPPGQHGRGRKQTSDYKVRLLEKQRLRAQYDISETQLRRAFEHAHAHTGKTGEVLLADLETRLDALVLRSGLARTIYQARQMVTHQHLEVNGARVDRPSFRVQPGDVVAVADRSRTKKNFLVAAAGANAAEVIPPYLQVNHGDLKFRLERPPVRTEIPVICDEQLVVEYYSR; encoded by the coding sequence GTGGCGAACAATTCGCGTCCCAAAGCCAAGAAGTCCCGCGCGCTGGGCATCCCGCTGACCCCGAAGTGCGTCAAGTACTTCGAGGCGCGTCCCTACCCGCCGGGCCAGCACGGCCGCGGTCGCAAGCAGACTTCCGACTACAAGGTCCGGTTGCTGGAGAAGCAGCGGCTGCGCGCCCAGTACGACATCAGCGAGACCCAGCTGCGTCGCGCCTTCGAGCACGCCCACGCCCACACCGGCAAGACCGGTGAGGTGCTGCTGGCCGACCTCGAGACCCGCCTGGACGCCCTGGTGCTGCGCTCCGGTCTGGCCCGCACGATCTACCAGGCCCGGCAGATGGTCACCCACCAGCACCTCGAGGTGAACGGCGCCCGCGTCGACCGGCCGTCCTTCCGCGTGCAGCCGGGCGACGTCGTGGCCGTCGCCGACCGTAGCCGCACCAAGAAGAACTTCCTCGTCGCCGCCGCCGGTGCCAACGCCGCCGAGGTCATCCCGCCGTACCTGCAGGTCAACCACGGCGATCTGAAGTTCCGCCTGGAGCGCCCGCCGGTCCGCACTGAGATCCCGGTGATCTGCGACGAGCAGCTGGTCGTCGAGTACTACTCCCGCTGA